One segment of Solanum stenotomum isolate F172 chromosome 1, ASM1918654v1, whole genome shotgun sequence DNA contains the following:
- the LOC125853741 gene encoding acetylserotonin O-methyltransferase-like codes for MAKETNGFARLNDVGEEEESQVQADIWRCISGFSEMAVAKCAIELGISDFLETHQEPVPLNQLSSALGCSASSLHRILRFLINRGIFKLVPIENGEMGYVQTPVSRLLKRDGENSMAALVLLESSPVMLAPWHYLSARVLSNENSGAFSAAHGKDLWEYAKTNPEHSKLINDALACHARVTMHAIIDNCVEIFKGIDSLVDVGGGNGTTLGMLVKAFPWINGINFDLPHVASVAPPCHGVVHVEGDMFHSVPKAQAVFLMSVLHDWGDEECIQILKKCIEAIPKDTGKVIIVEAVLDEKIDKGKSLKDVGIMLDMIMMAHTTNGKERTAKEWDHILSAAGFSRHTIVQIPAIEPVIVAYP; via the exons ATGGCGAAAGAAACAAATGGATTTGCAAGATTAAACGATGTAGGAGAGGAAGAAGAGTCTCAAGTTCAAGCGGACATATGGAGATGCATATCTGGTTTCTCTGAAATGGCTGTTGCCAAATGTGCTATTGAATTGGGGATTTCTGATTTCTTGGAAACCCATCAAGAACCTGTTCCCTTAAACCAATTGTCCTCTGCACTAGGCTGCTCTGCTTCTTCCCTGCATCGGATCCTGAGGTTTTTGATAAACAGGGGAATATTCAAATTGGTGCCAATTGAAAATGGCGAAATGGGTTATGTACAAACACCTGTTTCTCGTCTGCTGAAAAGAGATGGAGAAAATAGCATGGCTGCACTTGTCTTACTTGAAAGTAGCCCAGTTATGCTTGCCCCATGGCACTACCTCAGTGCCCGCGTTTTGTCAAATG AAAATAGTGGAGCATTTAGTGCGGCTCATGGAAAGGACTTGTGGGAGTATGCGAAAACCAATCCGGAGCATAGCAAGCTGATCAACGACGCACTGGCATGTCATGCGAGGGTGACAATGCATGCGATTATTGATAATTGTGTGGAAATATTCAAAGGGATAGATTCATTGGTGGATGTTGGTGGAGGTAATGGAACAACTCTTGGTATGTTGGTGAAGGCATTTCCATGGATAAATGGGATCAACTTTGATCTCCCTCATGTTGCGTCTGTTGCTCCTCCTTGTCATGGTGTTGTACATGTTGAAGGGGATATGTTTCATTCTGTTCCCAAAGCTCAGGCTGTTTTCCTCATG TCGGTCTTACATGACTGGGGTGATGAGGAATGCattcaaatcttgaaaaagTGCATAGAGGCTATTCCAAAAGACACGGGAAAAGTTATAATTGTGGAGGCAGTTCTTGATGAAAAAATAGACAAAGGAAAAAGCCTCAAAGATGTTGGTATCATGTTAGATATGATAATGATGGCTCACACAACTAATGGAAAAGAGAGAACTGCAAAAGAATGGGATCACATTCTGAGTGCAGCTGGATTCAGTAGGCACACTATTGTGCAAATTCCTGCTATTGAACCTGTTATTGTGGCTTATCCTTGA
- the LOC125853742 gene encoding uncharacterized protein LOC125853742 — translation MKSFWDELDALNTFSACSCDCVCGAKEKIVKAHQDERLLQFLMGLNDTFIGVRSNILLSFPLPTIGQAYSLVVQDEKQREIHDVPNYPTESASFLVGNSGTRRFDEYKPKPGNFSKKNNLICNYCKKIGHIIEQCYKLHGFPDDFKFTKNKKYQKGHVANNVFSSSEVNSHGVEGSTDQTSLSQENVAQLLQLLQKMNHQTSNTSDGSANITCAGPFIEEPSGGW, via the exons ATGAAAAGTTTCTGGGATGAGCTTGATGCTCTTAACACTTTTTCAGCTTGTTCTTGTGATTGTGTATGTGGTGCtaaagaaaaaattgtcaaagCTCATCAGGATGAAAGGCTACTTCAATTTCTCATGGGTCTTAATGACACCTTCATTGGGGTTAGAAGTAACATTTTATTGTCTTTCCCTCTTCCTACCATTGGTCAAGCTTACTCTCTAGTAGTTCAAGATGAAAAACAGAGAGAAATACATGATGTTCCTAATTACCCAACAGAGTCTGCCTCCTTTCTTGTTGGAAATTCAGGAACTAGGAGGTTTGATGAATATAAACCTAAGCCAGGGAACTTTTCTAAGAAAAACAATCTCATTTGTAACTATTGCAAGAAGATAGGTCACATTATTGAACAGTGCTATAAGCTTCATGGATTCCCTGATGATTTTAAGTTCACCAAGaataaaaaataccaaaaaggTCATGTTGCTAACAATGTTTTTAGTTCATCTGAGGTTAACAGTCATGGTGTGGAAGGTTCTACAGATCAAACTTCACTCAGTCAGGAGAATGTTGCTCAACTCTTGCAACTATTACAGAAAATGAACCATCAAACTAGCAATACTAGTGATGGATCTGCTAACATCACTTGTGCAG GGCCCTTCATTGAAGAGCCCTCTGGAGGTTGGTAA